CTGCTCTTTTCCCCCGACCGGAGAGTTTTTTCTCCGATACTTTACGAAATTCGATTTTTGATTTTCCAATAACGATATCACCGATTTGCTTTTCAGTTAAATAGACCTGTTTCATAGGGATTTGCGTAGTCAATCCCAATTGATAAAGAGCATTAGCACCATCTGGGAGAAATTTGGTTCTCATCATACGGCTTAATGCATTGACAATAGCCGAATGCGCGGGGGGAACTTCTCCCCAACGGCTTATTTCGGGTTTATAATACAAACCTCTACGAATGCGACGTATTTCACCAGCTTCAAATAGGCGTGATAGTATCCGCTCAATAGTAGCTTCATTTCCAAAGGTAAAGAAATCAACATGTGTGAATACGTATCCAGCTTTATGCGAAGTAATCGTGTTCCTAATATGTTGAGTTAGTGAATTTTGCATTATAATTGTCCGTAAATAATAAATAAATAAAAGACATTTTAGCATAATATTATTTCAATGAGTTTATAAAATTGAGTTTTTTTATTGTGAACGCATACTGTTTTGAGAACATGCAATTAAAAAGGCGTGATCTTGACGTCAGAAAACCTAAGTAATATATAATTCGTATACTAATAAATCACCTTATTATGGGAAAAAGTATGAAATAGTTTGTTGTGTCGGAAAACGCTTACTTTTAATCAATAACCCGCATAAGTATCCGCATTAATATTTCCATATATAGATTTCAGGCTTAGTTGATATGGTTATTTAATGGCTTTTTATATCCGTAAAATAATCCGCAATAATTATGCTATACTTTCTACATATACTGATTGGAGTCGTACATGACTTTTACCCCTATTGCACCTTTCAATATGAGAGGGGAACTGGATGATGATTTACTACAGTGGTCTGAGCGAATATGCATGAAGAGCGCCGTTTTATCGGGCGGTCTCAATCATGATGTGCTAGATGAAGTAAGAGAACTGCTTCGGATCACTAATAGTTACTATTCCAATCGGATTGAATCAGACGGTACTCATCCTATCAACATTGAAAAAGCGATGAGAAAAGAGTTCTCTGAAGAAGAAAATAGCAATAAGCTTCAAAAGCTCTCTATTGCCCATATCCATACACAGCGTGAGATTGAAAGGCTTATTCCGGAAACATCACCGTTTGATAGTGACTTTATACGATTTGTTCATCGTGATATGTATACCCAAGAGGGAATGGAAAAGTTTCTAAATATACAATATCCGGAGACTGGCGAAATCGTTAAAATGGTTCCGGGTGAATTTAGAACACGCGGTGTTGCGGTAGGCGGATACGTTGCACCACAGTATGAGGGTGTACCGAGCTTGATGCATGAATATGCAAGCCTATACAATACATCATCTAATCTCACTTCGGTGTCAAAAAAGTTTCTATACGCACTTGCATCACACCATCGCTTGGTATGGATACACCCTTTTCTTGATGGAAACGGTAGGGTGTCTCGTCTTGTGTTGGATGGCGCTATGATTGGATCTGGGCTTAATGGTTATGGATTATGGAATATATCTCGCGGGTTAGCCAGAAGTGTGGATGATTACAAGAAATACCTAAAGCATGCGGATATGAAACGACAGGGCGCTTATGATGGAAAAGGGGAACTGTCTGCCGCTGCTTTGAGAGAATTTGTCATATACATGCTTCAGATAGCCGAAGATCAAGTAGATTATATGGGTAGTCTATTACGAATGGATGGTCTTGCAAGCCGTATTGAAAGTTATGTGGCTTTTGCTAACAGCGGAACAATCGGGATTGGCGAGCTTCCAAAAGGCTCTGCAAGCATCTTTAAGCACCTGTTGCTACATGGGGAAAGCTCACGAGGAAGTATGGCTCAAGTGATCGGAGCAGGGGAGAGAACGACAACAAAGGTTGTTCAAGAACTTTTAAAACGGAATTTTTTAGCTACCCCTTCACCAAAAGGTCCAATTCGAATTAGATTCCCTGCACATATGGCCTCTCTCGTATTCCCAGAATTATTGCCGGTAATTCAAGGGGATGATATTATAGTGGCGAGAAAAAGAGCGGGGAGACCTAAAAAATCATTGTAAGATTTGGTCGCCTATGATCAAACAATGCTAAATCCTTGCTGCTTCCATGAGTTAATACCGCCTTTAAGATTAAGAGGTTTAAATCCATTTTTTGACAAAATACGTGAGGCGCCGACGCTTCTATTGCCACTTCGGCAATAGACGACGATAGTTTTATTTTTTACTTTATCAAGTTTCGAAAGACTTTCTGTTAACTCATGCAGAGGGATTAACGTAGCTCCTTTGATCCGTTCTTGAGAAAATTCATTGTCGGTTCGAACATCTAAAAGAAAAACTTCTTTGCTGTTTTTTAAAAGTTCAGATGCTTCTGATGGAACAGTCGATTTGAAATTTGCAAGTATCCATCCTTTAGAATAAGCAAGAAAAAGAAAAACGATAGAAGATGGAATAACCCAAGTAATGATTTCAGCAGGCATAAAAAGCTCCAATTTTTTTGCCATTCTATCGCATCATGCTGATAATCAAGTGCCTAACATAATTCTACATGCATAATATTGGGGATTAATCTGCAAAGACGAAGTAGTAATAAGCAAATACTCACATTTGTTGAGAGTATTTAGAGCCTTATCTTTTATGTCGAAAAACATTATTTTTTTATTTTCCGTATAGCATTTGATTGCTTTTTATTGGTTAAATCTAGGGCACATCTCGTGTCTGTTGTTGAAATGTTAAGCCTTTTAAGTTAGCCATTTTTTCGTTCCAAGAAACGGCGAATGGTTGATGCCGAAGGTATGTTTTTAGCGAATGTATAGCGTTTATGTAATGCTGAATGAATTGCACGTTCCGCTAACCCTTCAGTAGAGAAGATATTGATGTCCTCTTCATAGCGTCGTAACGCAGCAGCCGTGGTAGGTTTGAATCCTGAAAATCGTGATTTTTTTGAAGCCAATTTAGTTTGATCTGCATCGATAATTTCCA
Above is a window of Sulfuricurvum sp. DNA encoding:
- a CDS encoding rhodanese-like domain-containing protein yields the protein MAKKLELFMPAEIITWVIPSSIVFLFLAYSKGWILANFKSTVPSEASELLKNSKEVFLLDVRTDNEFSQERIKGATLIPLHELTESLSKLDKVKNKTIVVYCRSGNRSVGASRILSKNGFKPLNLKGGINSWKQQGFSIV
- a CDS encoding DUF6088 family protein, whose amino-acid sequence is MQNSLTQHIRNTITSHKAGYVFTHVDFFTFGNEATIERILSRLFEAGEIRRIRRGLYYKPEISRWGEVPPAHSAIVNALSRMMRTKFLPDGANALYQLGLTTQIPMKQVYLTEKQIGDIVIGKSKIEFRKVSEKKLSGRGKRAGLYLSAIEYLGKEEAFDESLQSKIAETLNEKEIHDLKSASKNRSAWVKEAVEHIITKAS
- a CDS encoding Fic family protein; the protein is MTFTPIAPFNMRGELDDDLLQWSERICMKSAVLSGGLNHDVLDEVRELLRITNSYYSNRIESDGTHPINIEKAMRKEFSEEENSNKLQKLSIAHIHTQREIERLIPETSPFDSDFIRFVHRDMYTQEGMEKFLNIQYPETGEIVKMVPGEFRTRGVAVGGYVAPQYEGVPSLMHEYASLYNTSSNLTSVSKKFLYALASHHRLVWIHPFLDGNGRVSRLVLDGAMIGSGLNGYGLWNISRGLARSVDDYKKYLKHADMKRQGAYDGKGELSAAALREFVIYMLQIAEDQVDYMGSLLRMDGLASRIESYVAFANSGTIGIGELPKGSASIFKHLLLHGESSRGSMAQVIGAGERTTTKVVQELLKRNFLATPSPKGPIRIRFPAHMASLVFPELLPVIQGDDIIVARKRAGRPKKSL